In the Solibacillus sp. FSL K6-1523 genome, one interval contains:
- a CDS encoding DMT family transporter, giving the protein MKEILIGIIAALFFAVTFVLNHSMELEGGSWLWSSSLRYFFMLPFLIAIVAIRGKNGFRILSNEMKEKPGAWIIWSFVGFVLFYAPLTFAAAFGPGWLVSGTWQFTIVAGVLLAPLFVTFIAGKPIRSKIPVISLGISCIILIGILLIQIPQAKIVSTESLLLGILPVIVAAFAYPLGNRKMMAICDGRIDTFQRVLGMTIASLPAWIILAIYALFTVGLPSGSQVLQSLLVAVSSGVIATILFFIATDRVRHDQGKLAAVEATQSTEVLFAMAGEMILLSIPLPAPLALIGLGVIIGGMLLHSYHTMLVGKKQLQLEKNMT; this is encoded by the coding sequence ATGAAAGAAATATTAATCGGCATTATTGCAGCTCTATTTTTTGCTGTTACATTTGTTTTAAATCATTCGATGGAGCTAGAAGGTGGAAGCTGGTTATGGAGTTCTTCCTTACGCTATTTCTTTATGCTTCCTTTTTTAATCGCTATTGTCGCAATACGTGGGAAAAATGGCTTTCGCATCCTATCTAATGAGATGAAAGAAAAACCAGGTGCTTGGATTATTTGGAGCTTTGTTGGCTTTGTATTGTTCTATGCCCCACTTACATTTGCAGCAGCTTTTGGTCCAGGATGGCTCGTTTCGGGGACATGGCAATTCACGATTGTTGCGGGAGTTTTATTAGCGCCATTATTTGTGACATTCATTGCCGGAAAGCCTATTCGTTCTAAAATCCCAGTCATTTCATTAGGAATTTCCTGCATTATTTTAATCGGAATTTTGCTTATTCAAATTCCACAAGCTAAAATCGTTTCTACAGAAAGCTTGTTGCTCGGTATTTTACCTGTGATTGTCGCAGCTTTCGCATATCCTTTAGGCAATCGAAAAATGATGGCGATCTGCGATGGACGGATTGATACATTTCAACGTGTGCTCGGCATGACAATCGCTTCGTTACCTGCTTGGATTATCCTTGCGATTTATGCGCTATTCACGGTGGGATTACCTTCAGGAAGCCAAGTACTCCAATCCTTACTAGTTGCCGTATCCTCTGGTGTTATCGCGACCATTTTATTTTTCATCGCAACAGACCGCGTACGACATGACCAAGGGAAACTTGCAGCAGTAGAAGCAACGCAATCTACAGAAGTGTTATTCGCAATGGCTGGCGAAATGATTTTATTAAGCATCCCATTACCCGCGCCTCTCGCGTTAATCGGACTTGGTGTTATTATCGGCGGTATGCTGCTACATAGCTACCACACAATGCTTGTAGGTAAAAAACAATTGCAATTAGAGAAAAATATGACGTAA
- a CDS encoding TRAP transporter permease: MTKKNEQIEDNQFEQLSAEDQQALLEKYDIESNTRNVNGIMKKIIYVGLLLFSLFQVYTAVFGVFPAQIQRTIHLGFGLTFIFLLFPAVRKTKKDTIPFYDYILALLSIVVGSYWVINYDRLVQSLGRMETMDFYIGLIATILVLEAARRAVGLPITIIASLFLLYAYFGPYMPEFMAHRGQSVDNIVNLMFYSTDGILGTPISVSATFIFVFLLFGAFLVKTGVGQYFNDLAVALAGKLIGGPAKVAIFSSALQGTISGSSVANVVTSGSYTIPMMKKLGYKKEFAGAVEAAASTGGQLMPPIMGAAAFLMVEFIGRGITYWDIAKAAAIPALLYFTGIWIMTHFEAKRLGLRGLSDEELPNRKAVLMKIYLLIPIILIIVLMLAGVPVMHAALYGILASILVGMFNKDTRLGFADILDALVDGAKTALGVVAATACAGIIVGVVVKTGLGLSLANSLVKLAGGSILLTLFFVMIASLILGMGAPTTANYVITSTIAAPAIVALLAPDVPQSAVPIVVLLSAHFFVFYFGIIADITPPVALAAFAASGISGGDPIKTGVNSAKLAIAAFIIPYMIVFSPALLMIDVTMLEIIWVVFTAIMGMIAIGAGVIGFWYRKLMIVERLVVIAAGLAMVYPESLSDMIGLVVFIAMWALQIFSKNKENGSKVAVS, encoded by the coding sequence ATGACAAAAAAGAATGAACAAATTGAAGATAACCAATTTGAACAATTATCCGCTGAAGACCAGCAAGCGTTATTAGAAAAATATGATATTGAATCGAATACACGTAATGTTAATGGAATAATGAAAAAGATTATTTATGTAGGGTTATTACTATTCTCTCTATTCCAAGTTTACACGGCTGTTTTCGGTGTATTTCCAGCGCAAATTCAACGAACAATCCATTTAGGTTTCGGTTTAACCTTTATCTTTTTACTATTTCCAGCAGTTCGTAAAACGAAAAAGGACACGATTCCGTTTTACGATTATATTTTAGCCCTTTTATCAATCGTAGTTGGTTCATATTGGGTAATTAACTATGACCGTCTTGTACAAAGTTTAGGAAGAATGGAAACAATGGACTTTTACATCGGGCTTATTGCGACAATCTTAGTTTTAGAAGCAGCAAGGCGTGCGGTAGGGTTACCGATTACGATCATTGCAAGCTTATTCCTGCTATATGCTTATTTTGGTCCATATATGCCTGAATTCATGGCACACCGTGGTCAAAGTGTAGACAATATTGTTAACTTAATGTTCTATTCAACGGATGGTATTTTAGGGACGCCAATTAGTGTATCCGCTACATTTATTTTTGTGTTCTTATTATTCGGTGCTTTCTTAGTAAAGACAGGGGTAGGACAATATTTTAATGATTTAGCCGTTGCATTAGCGGGTAAATTAATCGGTGGTCCTGCTAAAGTAGCCATCTTCTCTTCAGCATTACAAGGAACGATTTCAGGGAGTTCGGTTGCAAACGTTGTAACTTCAGGATCTTATACGATTCCGATGATGAAAAAGCTTGGTTATAAAAAGGAGTTTGCTGGTGCAGTTGAAGCCGCAGCATCAACTGGTGGTCAATTAATGCCACCAATTATGGGTGCCGCAGCCTTCTTAATGGTAGAGTTTATTGGCCGTGGTATTACGTACTGGGATATTGCAAAAGCTGCAGCAATTCCTGCGCTACTTTACTTTACGGGTATTTGGATTATGACGCATTTTGAAGCAAAACGTTTAGGCTTACGTGGATTATCAGATGAGGAATTACCGAATCGTAAAGCAGTATTGATGAAAATTTATTTATTAATTCCGATCATATTAATTATTGTATTAATGTTAGCTGGTGTACCTGTAATGCATGCCGCTTTATACGGAATTTTAGCTTCAATTCTAGTAGGTATGTTTAATAAGGATACGCGTTTAGGCTTTGCAGACATTTTAGATGCATTAGTAGATGGTGCAAAAACAGCATTAGGCGTAGTTGCAGCGACTGCATGTGCCGGGATTATTGTTGGGGTAGTTGTAAAAACAGGTCTTGGATTATCACTTGCAAATAGCTTAGTTAAATTAGCTGGAGGCAGCATTTTATTAACATTATTCTTCGTAATGATTGCGTCACTTATTTTAGGAATGGGTGCACCGACAACAGCGAACTATGTTATTACATCAACGATTGCAGCACCTGCGATTGTTGCTTTATTAGCACCGGATGTACCGCAAAGTGCTGTGCCAATCGTCGTGTTATTATCTGCACACTTCTTCGTATTCTATTTTGGGATTATTGCAGATATTACACCGCCTGTTGCACTCGCCGCCTTTGCAGCTTCTGGAATATCAGGTGGAGATCCAATCAAAACAGGTGTCAACTCTGCTAAGTTAGCAATTGCGGCATTTATTATTCCGTATATGATTGTATTCTCGCCAGCGTTGCTAATGATTGACGTAACGATGTTAGAAATTATTTGGGTAGTATTTACTGCAATTATGGGTATGATTGCAATCGGTGCTGGGGTTATTGGATTCTGGTACCGAAAGTTAATGATAGTGGAACGATTGGTTGTCATTGCGGCCGGATTAGCGATGGTTTATCCGGAATCATTATCAGATATGATTGGTCTAGTTGTATTCATCGCAATGTGGGCATTACAAATCTTCTCAAAGAATAAAGAAAACGGATCAAAAGTAGCCGTTTCTTAA
- a CDS encoding DUF1850 domain-containing protein, translating to MKKWFVVSVFFIFCVAASFIPFQRALVFTETRNEQPNVNYVLLDSANDFQIVFTHSIHLSDVIESYRALTSNELQLVSMEYSDVAIGMPGYAEKGQTLTYEDGVYTLRYDHAKLPNFTLHIGSVQHKLILRYGDEEYDLKDNLKKGKSYFVEVRKLSFYEKMKGVKLNDKKE from the coding sequence ATGAAAAAATGGTTTGTTGTAAGTGTTTTTTTTATATTTTGTGTGGCTGCGAGTTTCATTCCGTTTCAAAGGGCGCTAGTTTTTACGGAAACAAGGAATGAGCAACCTAATGTAAACTACGTATTACTGGATTCAGCAAACGATTTTCAAATAGTGTTTACCCATTCGATTCACCTATCGGATGTCATCGAAAGTTATCGGGCTTTAACATCTAATGAATTGCAACTAGTATCGATGGAATATTCAGATGTTGCAATCGGCATGCCGGGTTATGCTGAAAAAGGGCAAACGCTTACATATGAAGATGGTGTGTATACATTGCGTTATGATCATGCGAAGTTGCCTAATTTTACGCTTCATATTGGTTCGGTTCAACATAAGCTAATACTCCGCTATGGTGATGAAGAATATGATTTGAAAGATAATCTGAAAAAAGGGAAATCCTATTTTGTTGAAGTAAGGAAACTATCATTCTATGAAAAAATGAAAGGTGTGAAATTGAATGACAAAAAAGAATGA
- a CDS encoding Fe-S oxidoreductase: protein MPALSYDQVRQLNSYSIYTEEPTRPLFTLANLHKDFYLTDFRNLMMGVTNAATEAAAISHFGRRYGMFVAMQFYMLTTYDEIWDGKPEDLRFAIVNEFGIHTLGMYINPIDFRYVEDDEREKVMTDILYKASVIIQQLRKTTSISPLVLWENIFGYMLWHFHTLLENPALSDRAFEDLEMLEDKNIWRYFSDKSLFLKYTGGKNPSQLINAPVRKSCCFSKDVPGLLACGFCPLK, encoded by the coding sequence ATGCCTGCACTTTCCTACGATCAAGTACGTCAACTTAATTCATATAGTATTTATACAGAAGAGCCTACACGTCCACTTTTCACTTTGGCAAACCTACATAAAGACTTTTATTTAACCGACTTTAGAAACTTAATGATGGGCGTAACAAATGCCGCAACAGAAGCTGCTGCCATTTCTCATTTCGGGCGTCGCTATGGCATGTTCGTCGCTATGCAATTTTATATGCTAACGACCTATGATGAAATATGGGACGGGAAACCTGAGGATCTGCGCTTTGCTATTGTCAATGAATTCGGAATCCATACATTAGGTATGTATATTAATCCAATTGATTTTCGTTATGTAGAGGATGATGAGCGCGAAAAAGTGATGACTGATATTCTATATAAAGCATCTGTCATCATTCAGCAACTCCGCAAAACAACATCCATTTCCCCACTTGTTTTATGGGAAAATATTTTCGGTTATATGCTTTGGCACTTCCATACACTGCTTGAAAATCCAGCACTTTCGGATCGCGCATTCGAGGACTTGGAAATGCTGGAAGATAAAAATATATGGCGCTATTTCTCAGATAAGTCGCTGTTTCTCAAATACACAGGAGGTAAAAACCCTTCTCAGCTTATCAACGCACCCGTTCGGAAAAGCTGCTGTTTCTCTAAGGATGTCCCGGGCTTATTAGCTTGTGGCTTTTGCCCATTAAAATAA
- the pepT gene encoding peptidase T: MKEQVIERLVRYVKIDTQSDFNSTTTPSTQKQFDLLYILKDELAEIGLTDITLDENGYLFATLESNTDKDVPTIGFLAHVDTTTDYTGTNVNPQRINDYDGKAITLKNGLVMTPEYFPNLKNYVGQTLITTDGTTLLGADDKAGIAEIMTAMAYLVKSPDIKHGKIRVAFTPDEEIGRGPHKFDVEKFGADYAYTMDGGPLGELQFESFNAAGVKVTTRGTNIHPGSAKDKMVNSIALAIAFQNEMPKDAVPEKTDGYEGFIHLMQFNGGIEETTLSYIIRDHDRAKFEEKKAYMAEIGKNMQATYGEEAITVAMEDQYYNMGEKIEPVMEIVDIVKEAFAKFDITPIVEPIRGGTDGSQLSFMGLPTPNIFAGGENMHGKYEFVSGETMEKATEVIIEIVQLFEARN; this comes from the coding sequence ATGAAAGAACAAGTTATCGAGCGTTTAGTTCGCTACGTAAAAATTGATACACAATCGGATTTCAACTCAACAACGACACCGTCTACACAAAAGCAATTTGACTTATTGTACATTTTAAAAGATGAGCTTGCAGAAATCGGCTTAACAGACATTACATTAGATGAAAATGGCTACCTTTTTGCTACACTTGAATCCAATACAGATAAAGACGTACCAACAATCGGCTTTTTAGCACATGTTGATACAACAACGGATTACACAGGGACAAATGTAAATCCACAGCGCATTAATGACTATGATGGTAAAGCGATCACATTAAAAAACGGTTTAGTCATGACTCCCGAATACTTCCCGAATTTAAAAAACTATGTTGGTCAAACATTAATTACAACAGATGGCACAACTTTACTCGGTGCGGACGATAAAGCGGGTATCGCAGAAATTATGACAGCTATGGCCTACTTAGTGAAAAGTCCTGACATTAAGCATGGTAAAATTCGCGTGGCATTCACACCAGATGAAGAAATTGGACGCGGCCCACATAAATTTGACGTGGAAAAATTCGGTGCGGACTATGCGTATACGATGGATGGCGGTCCACTTGGAGAATTACAATTCGAAAGCTTCAATGCTGCAGGTGTAAAAGTTACGACTCGCGGTACGAATATCCACCCTGGTTCGGCAAAGGACAAAATGGTTAATTCAATTGCCCTTGCAATTGCCTTTCAAAATGAAATGCCAAAGGATGCCGTTCCAGAAAAAACAGATGGCTACGAAGGCTTCATTCATTTAATGCAATTTAATGGGGGGATTGAGGAAACGACTCTGTCTTATATTATCCGTGACCATGACCGCGCAAAATTTGAAGAGAAAAAAGCATACATGGCTGAAATCGGCAAAAACATGCAAGCCACGTATGGTGAAGAGGCTATTACTGTTGCGATGGAAGATCAATACTACAATATGGGTGAAAAAATCGAACCTGTTATGGAAATTGTCGACATCGTCAAAGAAGCATTTGCGAAGTTCGATATTACACCGATTGTTGAACCGATCCGTGGCGGTACTGATGGTTCTCAGCTTTCTTTCATGGGCTTACCAACTCCGAACATCTTTGCTGGTGGCGAAAATATGCACGGTAAATATGAATTCGTATCCGGTGAAACGATGGAAAAAGCAACAGAAGTCATTATTGAAATCGTTCAACTATTCGAAGCACGCAACTAA
- a CDS encoding amidohydrolase: MIGVRKTEEMIFEWFHYFHAHPEVSWQEHKTTEKLATILDDLHIQYTRFEDVTGLIAEIGEGEEVIAVRADIDALWQEVDGVMKANHSCGHDANISMVLGALLELKDKKLTKRIRFIFQPAEESGGGALAMVDRGVLKDVTHLFGVHLRPIEELPLGKVSPAIYHGAAAFLSGTITGIDAHGARPHQGNNAIDVAVAIQQMLKNLYIDPFEVYSAKMTKIVADGGSINIIPGNASFSIDVRAQKNEVLEQIQAYVAKGLKQIAQMFEIDVKWDWLDVTPGAEVSKEAAKVAETSIVEALGMEHLAPAVETPGSDDFHFYTIKQPQLKATMIGVGANLAPGLHHPHMTFDQAGLLDGTKVLTTTLKNAANS; encoded by the coding sequence ATGATTGGTGTTAGAAAGACGGAGGAAATGATATTTGAATGGTTCCATTATTTCCACGCTCATCCAGAAGTGAGTTGGCAGGAACATAAGACAACAGAAAAATTAGCAACTATTTTAGATGATTTGCACATTCAGTATACACGTTTTGAAGACGTAACAGGATTAATCGCCGAGATTGGTGAAGGGGAAGAAGTTATTGCAGTTCGTGCGGATATTGATGCTTTATGGCAGGAAGTGGATGGCGTCATGAAGGCGAACCATTCTTGCGGACATGATGCAAATATTTCGATGGTACTTGGAGCTCTTTTAGAGTTAAAGGATAAAAAATTAACAAAGCGCATTCGTTTTATTTTTCAGCCAGCTGAGGAATCGGGTGGTGGTGCACTGGCAATGGTTGATCGTGGTGTTCTAAAGGATGTCACGCATTTATTCGGTGTTCATTTACGTCCAATCGAGGAGTTACCACTTGGAAAAGTTTCTCCAGCAATTTATCATGGGGCGGCGGCATTTTTGAGCGGTACAATTACAGGAATCGATGCGCATGGTGCACGCCCACATCAAGGGAATAATGCCATTGATGTTGCGGTAGCGATACAGCAAATGTTAAAAAACTTATATATTGATCCATTTGAAGTATATTCAGCAAAAATGACAAAAATCGTTGCAGATGGCGGTAGTATTAATATTATCCCAGGGAATGCAAGTTTTTCAATCGATGTACGGGCTCAAAAAAATGAGGTGCTTGAGCAAATTCAAGCATATGTGGCAAAGGGCTTAAAGCAAATTGCACAAATGTTTGAGATTGATGTAAAGTGGGATTGGCTTGATGTGACACCAGGTGCTGAAGTTTCTAAAGAAGCGGCTAAAGTAGCGGAAACCTCCATTGTTGAGGCTTTAGGTATGGAGCATTTAGCGCCAGCTGTTGAAACACCAGGTAGTGATGATTTTCACTTTTATACGATTAAGCAACCACAATTGAAGGCGACAATGATCGGTGTTGGCGCAAACTTAGCACCAGGACTCCATCATCCACATATGACATTTGATCAAGCGGGCTTACTTGATGGTACCAAAGTGTTAACAACAACATTAAAAAACGCTGCGAATAGTTAA